One genomic region from SAR92 clade bacterium H455 encodes:
- a CDS encoding aromatic ring-hydroxylating dioxygenase subunit alpha, with protein MSELIKVKQQGEERCQGVSYQDLLNEEKIEVPAYLREDNNPYMGDDDISVDRWISRDFHDKEKEKLWPKVWQMTCREEDIPEIGDHHIYEIVDQSIIVTRTGENEFKGFINSCLHRGRILRDCDGHADEFVCPFHGATWDINGNFKGIPCKWDFSHLDEKDMSLPQVQIGTWGGFIFINFDENCIPLDEYLSPLPDHFSRFPLHDYYKGAHVQREVQCNWKVGAEAFMESFHTLETHSEILTFTGDANSQYDTFGDHISRSVTPMGIPSPHLPDVTEAETMRDILELSGRMATDSAEGHEMPEGITARTYVAETNREMFSEIIGESLDHATQSELEDAILYMLFPNTQVWTGYHGNIVYRFLPNGDDHNSCIFETMILLRYKKGTKRPDSAEKNILRPDQAFSEAPEIGGLGPVFDQDDSNMAAVQKGMIASRKGAVSLASYQESRIRHLHQTIDKYLNA; from the coding sequence ATGTCCGAATTAATCAAAGTAAAGCAGCAGGGCGAAGAGCGCTGCCAAGGCGTTAGCTACCAAGACCTACTCAATGAGGAAAAAATTGAAGTCCCAGCCTACCTGCGTGAAGACAACAACCCGTACATGGGCGATGACGACATTAGTGTCGACCGTTGGATCTCCCGCGACTTTCACGACAAAGAAAAAGAAAAACTCTGGCCCAAAGTCTGGCAGATGACCTGTCGCGAAGAAGACATTCCCGAAATCGGCGACCACCATATTTACGAGATCGTCGACCAGTCGATTATTGTCACCCGCACCGGTGAAAATGAGTTTAAAGGCTTTATCAACTCCTGCCTGCACCGCGGCCGTATCCTTCGTGACTGCGACGGCCATGCGGACGAATTTGTCTGCCCCTTCCACGGCGCAACCTGGGATATAAACGGCAATTTTAAAGGCATCCCCTGCAAATGGGACTTTAGCCATCTCGACGAAAAAGATATGAGCCTACCACAGGTACAGATTGGTACCTGGGGGGGGTTTATCTTTATTAATTTCGACGAAAACTGTATCCCACTGGACGAGTACCTGAGCCCATTGCCAGACCATTTCTCACGCTTCCCACTGCATGACTATTACAAAGGTGCTCACGTTCAACGCGAAGTCCAGTGCAACTGGAAAGTTGGTGCCGAAGCCTTTATGGAATCATTCCACACACTGGAAACCCATAGCGAAATTTTAACTTTCACTGGCGATGCCAACTCCCAGTACGACACCTTTGGTGACCATATCAGCCGCTCTGTCACGCCAATGGGCATCCCCAGCCCGCATTTGCCCGACGTGACTGAAGCGGAAACCATGCGCGATATTCTCGAGCTCTCCGGACGCATGGCCACCGACAGTGCCGAAGGCCACGAGATGCCCGAAGGAATCACCGCACGCACCTATGTGGCCGAGACCAACCGCGAAATGTTCAGCGAGATCATCGGTGAATCATTGGACCACGCCACTCAGTCCGAGTTAGAGGACGCCATACTGTACATGCTGTTCCCCAACACTCAGGTGTGGACTGGCTATCACGGCAATATTGTCTATCGCTTTTTGCCCAATGGTGACGACCACAACAGCTGTATTTTCGAAACCATGATCCTACTGCGCTATAAGAAAGGTACCAAGCGCCCAGACTCAGCCGAAAAGAATATTCTGCGTCCCGATCAAGCCTTTAGTGAAGCCCCAGAAATTGGCGGTTTAGGTCCAGTATTCGATCAAGACGACAGCAATATGGCGGCCGTGCAGAAAGGCATGATCGCCTCAAGAAAAGGCGCCGTGAGTCTCGCCAGCTATCAAGAGAGCCGGATTCGTCACCTGCACCAGACCATCGATAAGTACCTAAATGCCTAA
- a CDS encoding alpha/beta hydrolase, with amino-acid sequence MPLEPATAAILAHIAEEGAPELYEMAIAESRSMYREMQPNLPEIVVHSVEDLMIDGPDSAIPVRIYRPSAAPAPVHVHFHGGGWVIGDLDTHDRDCREICVGADCIVVAVDYRLAPEHIFPAAPEDCYAALCWASANLDSLCALPGAVSVGGDSAGGNLAAAVALMARDRNGPAIAMQLLIYPVTDATMESGSYRDNADGYLLSRTMMSWFWDHYCPDLALRADPLASPVAAEDLAGLPPALVMTAEFDPLRDEGEAYAERLIAAGVEVEVRRFDGLIHGFFSQAGMIEAAREGVDLAVKALRKAHGNL; translated from the coding sequence ATGCCATTGGAACCTGCCACCGCTGCCATCTTGGCCCATATAGCCGAAGAGGGCGCCCCCGAACTATACGAGATGGCAATTGCTGAGAGTCGCTCTATGTATCGCGAGATGCAGCCGAACCTGCCTGAGATTGTGGTTCACAGTGTCGAGGATTTAATGATCGACGGCCCAGACTCTGCTATTCCAGTGCGTATTTACCGACCCAGCGCGGCACCTGCCCCTGTGCATGTGCATTTTCACGGTGGCGGTTGGGTAATCGGTGATCTCGATACCCATGATCGGGACTGCCGTGAAATTTGTGTGGGCGCAGACTGTATTGTTGTGGCAGTGGACTATCGGCTGGCACCAGAACATATATTTCCTGCCGCACCTGAAGACTGTTACGCGGCTCTCTGCTGGGCCTCAGCTAATTTGGATAGCCTGTGTGCGCTGCCAGGTGCAGTGAGTGTGGGTGGCGACTCTGCCGGCGGTAATCTAGCTGCTGCAGTGGCCCTGATGGCTCGTGATCGCAATGGGCCTGCTATAGCAATGCAGCTGCTAATTTATCCGGTGACCGATGCGACTATGGAGAGCGGGTCGTACCGGGATAATGCCGACGGCTATCTGTTGTCGAGAACTATGATGAGTTGGTTCTGGGATCATTACTGCCCGGACCTGGCGCTTAGGGCAGATCCCCTTGCTAGCCCTGTAGCCGCGGAAGATCTTGCCGGTTTGCCGCCGGCGCTGGTAATGACGGCAGAGTTTGATCCTTTGCGGGATGAGGGCGAAGCCTATGCTGAAAGGTTAATTGCTGCTGGTGTAGAGGTGGAAGTGCGACGCTTTGATGGCTTGATCCACGGTTTCTTTTCTCAGGCGGGAATGATTGAAGCAGCTCGAGAAGGGGTTGATCTTGCAGTCAAGGCACTGCGCAAGGCTCACGGAAACCTTTGA
- a CDS encoding NADP-dependent oxidoreductase — MSINYKQYYLHQRPVGATTDSDVKVRTVEVDGLTDGQLLIKNEYFSLDPAIRGWMSDEPSYMPPIELGDVIRSSTVGTVIESKHPDFAAGDVVYGLNGWEQYSVSDGYFLTKVPEDNQFPLHYYLSAFGAVGLTAYFGITDAAQLKPGDTLLMSAAAGAVGSLGGQLAKNMGCRVVGLAGSDEKCQWLTDDLGFDAAINYKTERGNLNAAISAACPDGVDVYFDNVGGEILDAALLNINSNARIVFCGSISSYNASEPVPGPYNWWQILAKSATVQGFLISNYFPEFEAGAAAIAELLTADKLQFKYEIVDGFDNTLSAFHKLFDGSNKGKLMLKV, encoded by the coding sequence ATGTCAATCAACTACAAGCAGTACTACCTCCACCAGCGCCCAGTGGGTGCAACAACGGATAGCGACGTCAAGGTTCGCACAGTTGAAGTTGATGGTTTAACCGATGGTCAGTTGCTGATTAAAAACGAGTACTTCTCTCTGGATCCCGCGATTCGCGGCTGGATGAGTGACGAGCCCAGCTACATGCCCCCCATCGAATTGGGTGACGTGATTCGCAGCTCAACTGTGGGCACTGTAATCGAAAGCAAGCATCCAGATTTCGCCGCTGGCGATGTGGTCTATGGCCTCAATGGCTGGGAGCAATACAGTGTCTCCGACGGCTACTTCCTGACCAAAGTACCAGAGGACAACCAGTTCCCATTGCACTACTATTTAAGCGCCTTTGGTGCCGTAGGCCTCACCGCCTACTTTGGTATAACCGACGCCGCTCAGTTAAAGCCCGGTGACACATTGCTTATGAGTGCCGCTGCCGGTGCAGTTGGCTCCCTGGGTGGCCAGCTGGCGAAAAATATGGGTTGTCGCGTAGTAGGTCTGGCCGGTTCAGATGAAAAATGTCAGTGGTTAACTGATGATCTGGGCTTTGATGCCGCGATCAACTATAAAACCGAACGGGGCAATCTTAACGCCGCTATTAGCGCCGCCTGTCCCGATGGCGTTGACGTCTATTTCGATAATGTCGGTGGCGAAATCCTCGACGCCGCGCTGTTAAATATTAACAGCAATGCACGCATCGTTTTTTGTGGATCGATCTCCAGCTATAACGCCTCAGAGCCCGTACCCGGCCCCTACAACTGGTGGCAGATTCTGGCGAAAAGCGCCACGGTTCAAGGCTTTCTGATCAGCAACTATTTCCCCGAGTTTGAAGCTGGCGCAGCCGCCATTGCCGAGCTACTCACCGCAGATAAGCTGCAGTTTAAATATGAAATTGTCGATGGTTTTGACAACACATTGAGCGCATTTCACAAGCTCTTTGATGGCAGTAATAAAGGTAAGTTGATGCTCAAGGTTTAA
- a CDS encoding nuclear transport factor 2 family protein, giving the protein MAFSGPIEDRLAIRELMDIYADAVNQRDAELWGSTWADGSSWKLPVIPGMENVSGKENIVAAWNAGMAMFPFIFMSISVGDIQVDGDRATARAYTTEVGTTLDGTEIRPRGQYDDKLIKVDGEWLFIERIFNSLYGE; this is encoded by the coding sequence ATGGCTTTTTCAGGACCAATCGAAGACCGTCTGGCTATCCGCGAACTGATGGATATCTACGCCGATGCAGTAAACCAACGCGATGCTGAGCTCTGGGGCTCTACCTGGGCTGATGGCTCTAGCTGGAAATTGCCCGTTATCCCGGGGATGGAAAATGTTTCCGGCAAAGAGAACATTGTCGCCGCTTGGAATGCCGGTATGGCGATGTTTCCGTTTATTTTTATGTCGATTTCAGTGGGCGATATTCAAGTGGATGGCGACAGGGCTACTGCACGAGCCTATACCACTGAGGTGGGTACCACTTTAGATGGCACGGAAATTCGACCCAGAGGCCAATATGACGACAAGTTAATCAAGGTCGATGGCGAGTGGTTATTTATTGAGCGTATTTTTAATTCACTCTACGGTGAATAA
- a CDS encoding glucose 1-dehydrogenase yields the protein MSEKLAGKRAIVTGGATGIGYGIAKRFIAEGAQVIITDIDAQGGTSAAQRLGDNCQFVHHDVSLASQWDGVFAYAEKHFGGLDIMVNVAGVTLMGTIEDLDLETWDKTMAINLRSCFLGCQGAIKLIKSNSAASAGGSIINMASVSAVKAKPELVAYNASKAGVDMMTKSVALHCAVSGYGINVNSINPGVIETDMLKKVISQVEDGDALMDSYRALHPIGRIGQPEDVAAMAVYLASDEASFVTGSAFTVDGALALN from the coding sequence ATGTCAGAAAAACTAGCAGGCAAACGCGCCATAGTCACAGGTGGCGCCACCGGTATTGGTTACGGCATCGCCAAGCGCTTTATCGCCGAAGGCGCCCAAGTCATTATCACCGACATCGACGCCCAAGGCGGCACCAGCGCCGCCCAACGACTGGGTGATAACTGCCAGTTTGTACACCATGATGTCTCCCTAGCCAGCCAGTGGGATGGTGTCTTCGCCTACGCCGAAAAACACTTCGGTGGCCTCGATATCATGGTCAATGTAGCCGGGGTCACCCTGATGGGCACTATTGAAGACCTGGATCTAGAGACCTGGGATAAAACCATGGCCATCAACCTGCGCAGCTGCTTTCTCGGCTGTCAGGGCGCGATTAAGCTAATCAAAAGCAACTCAGCAGCAAGCGCCGGCGGCTCCATTATCAATATGGCCTCGGTCTCCGCCGTCAAAGCCAAACCCGAACTGGTCGCTTACAACGCGTCAAAAGCCGGTGTTGATATGATGACCAAATCCGTCGCCCTGCATTGCGCAGTGAGCGGTTACGGCATCAATGTGAACTCAATCAATCCCGGTGTAATAGAAACCGATATGCTCAAGAAAGTCATCAGCCAAGTAGAAGATGGCGATGCATTGATGGACAGCTACAGAGCACTGCATCCTATTGGACGAATCGGTCAACCGGAAGATGTGGCTGCCATGGCAGTCTATCTCGCCAGCGATGAAGCCTCCTTTGTTACAGGTTCAGCCTTTACTGTTGATGGCGCATTAGCTCTTAATTGA
- the lpdA gene encoding dihydrolipoyl dehydrogenase translates to MTTQQFDLMVVGGGPGGYVAAIRAAQLGFKTALVEKEQLGGVCLNWGCIPTKSLLRGADIAHTLKEAAHFGFTFDNLSFDIKKLVQHSRSVASKLTHGVAHLMQKNGITVIDGSASLADKCLLDVEHEGKVTRYKATHIILATGARARNLPSIEIDGDSVWGAREAMTPTVLPRKLLVIGGGAIGVEFASLYNDLGTDVTLVEAEQRITPAEDADISALAEKAFVQRGIKVLTNSIVQSLDTSGADTVALISGPKGDQQLEFDQVILAVGITGNIENLGLESLKVETEKGFLQADGFGKTNLAGLYAIGDVAGPPWLAHKASHEAVICVEKIAGVDGVKPLNKDQVPGCTYCRPQIASVGLTEAQAKAAGHSIRVGRFNLNANGKALAINEAEGLVKTVFDENSGELLGAHMIGPEVTEQIQGFGIAQQLEATEHELAQSIFAHPTVSESMHESVLDSLGIALHK, encoded by the coding sequence TTGACTACGCAACAATTTGACCTAATGGTTGTAGGCGGCGGTCCCGGCGGTTATGTGGCGGCCATTCGCGCGGCGCAGCTGGGTTTTAAAACCGCTCTAGTGGAGAAAGAACAGCTCGGCGGCGTCTGCCTTAACTGGGGCTGTATTCCCACAAAGTCACTGCTCCGGGGCGCCGATATTGCCCATACTTTGAAAGAAGCAGCGCACTTCGGTTTTACCTTCGACAACCTCAGCTTTGATATCAAAAAACTGGTGCAGCACAGCCGCTCAGTGGCCAGCAAGCTTACCCATGGCGTCGCTCACCTGATGCAGAAAAATGGCATCACCGTTATCGATGGCAGCGCCAGCTTAGCTGACAAATGTCTGCTCGATGTAGAGCACGAGGGCAAAGTCACCCGATATAAAGCCACGCATATTATTCTCGCCACCGGTGCTCGGGCGCGCAATCTGCCGAGTATCGAAATCGACGGCGATTCTGTCTGGGGTGCTCGCGAAGCCATGACCCCAACAGTACTGCCGCGCAAGCTTCTCGTCATCGGCGGCGGTGCTATCGGTGTTGAATTTGCCAGCCTCTACAATGACCTGGGTACCGATGTCACGCTGGTTGAAGCCGAGCAGCGTATCACCCCCGCAGAGGATGCTGATATTTCAGCTCTGGCGGAAAAAGCCTTTGTCCAGCGCGGTATTAAAGTACTCACCAACAGCATTGTTCAATCCTTGGATACGTCTGGTGCCGATACGGTGGCGCTGATTAGCGGACCCAAGGGCGACCAGCAGCTAGAGTTCGACCAGGTGATTCTCGCGGTCGGTATTACCGGCAATATTGAAAACCTCGGACTTGAATCCTTAAAGGTTGAAACCGAAAAAGGCTTCTTGCAAGCCGACGGCTTTGGCAAAACCAACCTCGCCGGCCTCTATGCCATTGGCGATGTTGCAGGCCCACCATGGCTGGCTCATAAAGCCAGCCACGAAGCGGTTATCTGCGTCGAAAAAATTGCCGGCGTCGACGGTGTTAAGCCTTTAAATAAAGATCAGGTGCCCGGCTGTACTTACTGCCGCCCACAGATCGCCAGCGTCGGTCTCACCGAAGCTCAGGCCAAAGCCGCCGGACACAGTATTCGTGTCGGCCGCTTTAACTTGAATGCCAATGGCAAAGCTCTGGCTATTAACGAAGCTGAGGGACTGGTTAAAACCGTCTTCGATGAAAACTCAGGTGAACTGCTCGGCGCTCATATGATTGGCCCAGAAGTCACAGAGCAGATTCAGGGCTTTGGTATAGCCCAGCAACTTGAAGCCACTGAGCACGAACTGGCCCAGAGTATTTTCGCCCACCCAACGGTTTCCGAAAGCATGCATGAGTCTGTCCTCGACAGTCTTGGTATTGCTCTTCATAAATAG
- a CDS encoding antibiotic biosynthesis monooxygenase, producing MTVLINGTVNFNPDDAVKVLRETAQLMIDTRTQEGCRHYVWSLDPAVPGRIYVHENWESSEHLAAHLASAFYTDMLALLYQYEIHDTDILKYRIDHAEPVYDETGTPRADFFTG from the coding sequence ATGACTGTACTGATCAATGGCACCGTTAACTTCAACCCCGATGATGCGGTGAAAGTGCTGCGCGAAACTGCGCAGCTTATGATCGACACTCGCACACAGGAGGGCTGCCGCCACTATGTCTGGAGTCTCGATCCAGCAGTGCCCGGTCGCATCTATGTCCACGAAAACTGGGAGTCCAGCGAGCACCTTGCCGCTCATCTGGCAAGTGCCTTTTACACTGATATGTTAGCGCTGCTCTATCAGTATGAGATTCATGACACGGATATTCTCAAGTACCGTATTGATCATGCCGAGCCAGTTTATGATGAGACGGGTACTCCTCGTGCCGACTTTTTTACTGGCTAA
- a CDS encoding OB-fold domain-containing protein, with product MPNQVPVHEGLFTWPSTKPQLLGSRCVDCAETAFPAQPDCRSCGSRETKIIELGDCGTLWTWTIQTFMPKAPYKSDETPETFQPYGVGYVEMPGGVRVESRLLPNKPEDLQIGMPMQLEIIPFRTDDNGDQIMTFRFSPVKEA from the coding sequence ATGCCCAATCAAGTACCAGTCCACGAAGGCCTCTTTACCTGGCCCTCCACCAAACCTCAGCTCTTGGGCAGCCGTTGCGTCGACTGCGCAGAAACCGCTTTCCCAGCGCAGCCCGACTGCCGCAGCTGTGGTTCTCGCGAGACCAAGATTATTGAACTAGGTGATTGCGGCACATTGTGGACCTGGACCATTCAGACCTTTATGCCCAAGGCCCCCTACAAAAGCGACGAGACCCCAGAGACCTTCCAGCCCTACGGTGTCGGCTATGTAGAAATGCCCGGCGGTGTCCGCGTCGAATCGCGACTGCTGCCGAATAAGCCAGAAGATTTACAGATTGGCATGCCCATGCAGCTAGAGATTATTCCCTTTCGCACAGATGACAATGGCGACCAAATAATGACTTTTCGTTTTAGCCCTGTGAAGGAGGCCTAG
- a CDS encoding GFA family protein, with protein sequence MNEETRQGGCLCGQVRYTVPAKPVQTVVCHCRNCQKQAGSAFSVVAFFPRDSLHIEGELQTFEDKGTSGQTVFRRFCGNCGSPVITDTEQAPEMGLIFVKAGTLDKVDDLVPSVHVWTERKQCWLTLAEDQVQLERE encoded by the coding sequence ATGAATGAAGAAACACGGCAGGGCGGTTGTCTCTGTGGTCAGGTGCGCTACACCGTACCAGCCAAGCCAGTACAAACCGTGGTTTGTCACTGCCGCAACTGCCAAAAGCAAGCCGGTTCAGCATTCTCCGTTGTGGCGTTTTTTCCAAGAGATAGTTTGCACATAGAAGGCGAATTACAAACCTTCGAAGACAAAGGCACCAGCGGCCAAACAGTCTTTCGTCGCTTCTGCGGCAACTGTGGTTCACCGGTGATTACGGATACAGAGCAGGCACCAGAGATGGGACTGATCTTTGTAAAGGCCGGGACGTTGGATAAGGTGGATGATCTGGTGCCATCTGTACATGTCTGGACAGAGCGCAAGCAGTGCTGGTTGACCTTGGCAGAAGATCAGGTCCAGTTAGAGCGGGAGTGA
- a CDS encoding Rieske 2Fe-2S domain-containing protein, which yields MTTTTDTFIPAIDITDNKSVAVSLEGKNILICKSNGDYYAVDNQCTHQRAELTAGRIRNCYLACPLHGVRFDLRTGMPKGELTRVPLKTYPVSVAEDGNLHLELD from the coding sequence ATGACAACCACCACAGACACATTCATTCCCGCTATCGATATCACCGACAACAAAAGTGTGGCTGTCAGCCTAGAGGGTAAGAATATTCTTATCTGCAAGTCTAACGGGGACTATTACGCCGTGGACAATCAGTGCACCCACCAGCGCGCAGAGCTCACCGCAGGCCGCATTAGAAACTGCTATCTCGCCTGCCCACTGCACGGCGTACGCTTTGATCTACGCACCGGAATGCCCAAGGGCGAACTCACCCGAGTACCGTTAAAAACCTATCCGGTCAGCGTCGCCGAAGATGGCAACCTGCACCTAGAATTGGATTAA
- a CDS encoding nuclear transport factor 2 family protein, whose translation MKSVEQRIQTLEDRQALQELASSYLITLDDAADLEQLLNHFTEDAVFDMTALDYPTFEGMAALRELFTGAFASMNHSAHYATNFKIDSLEQDRASARTHAMGMGVPVHGESVLFYVQYHLQFQRINGNWKIQSLRGQPLMPIS comes from the coding sequence ATGAAAAGCGTAGAGCAACGAATTCAGACTCTCGAAGACCGCCAGGCCCTGCAAGAGCTGGCTAGCAGTTATCTGATTACACTAGACGATGCAGCGGATCTAGAACAGCTGCTCAACCACTTCACTGAGGATGCGGTGTTTGATATGACGGCGTTGGATTATCCGACCTTTGAGGGCATGGCGGCATTGCGAGAATTATTTACCGGCGCCTTTGCGAGCATGAATCACAGTGCCCATTATGCGACCAATTTTAAGATTGATTCACTGGAGCAAGATAGGGCGTCAGCACGGACCCATGCTATGGGCATGGGTGTTCCGGTGCACGGAGAGTCAGTACTCTTTTATGTGCAATACCATTTACAATTTCAGCGCATTAACGGCAACTGGAAAATCCAATCGCTGCGTGGGCAGCCTTTAATGCCTATCTCGTAA
- a CDS encoding thiolase family protein → MDVAIIGIGLHRFGRSPDLSGMQQGASAVRAALADAGLSWKDMQFAYGGSQDAGNADALVNELGLTGLQFTNIWNGCATGGSSLHAAYSAIKSGEYDVGVVVGFDKHPRGAFNPQPADWGIDEWYGETGMMLTTQFFALKTQRYMHEHGITEESLIRVSEKAFTNGSLTPTAWRQQALSYDEIANSAMISDPLRKYMFCSPAEGGAALIICNADKAHLYSSKPLFLKTAAVRTRHYGSFEVFAPSQAMNVADASTVTASKAAFEQAGIGPEDIDVMQLQDTDSGTEIIHMAENGFCEHGEQEKLLREGATGINGSMPINTDGGCLANGEPVGASGLRQVYEICVQLRGEGGARQVPNNPKVGYTHVYGAPGLSGVNIITK, encoded by the coding sequence ATGGATGTAGCAATTATCGGTATAGGACTGCATCGCTTCGGCCGCTCGCCGGATCTCTCAGGTATGCAGCAGGGCGCATCCGCGGTGCGGGCAGCTCTGGCCGACGCCGGATTATCCTGGAAAGATATGCAATTTGCCTACGGTGGCAGCCAAGATGCCGGCAACGCCGACGCTCTGGTCAACGAGCTGGGTCTGACTGGCCTGCAATTCACCAATATCTGGAATGGCTGTGCCACCGGCGGCAGTTCATTGCACGCGGCATACAGCGCGATTAAATCCGGCGAATACGATGTCGGTGTAGTAGTAGGTTTCGACAAACATCCCCGCGGCGCCTTTAATCCGCAACCCGCAGACTGGGGTATCGACGAATGGTATGGCGAAACCGGCATGATGCTCACCACGCAGTTTTTCGCCTTAAAAACCCAGCGCTATATGCACGAACACGGCATCACTGAAGAATCCCTTATTCGGGTATCGGAAAAAGCCTTTACCAATGGCTCACTGACACCCACTGCCTGGCGTCAACAAGCACTGAGCTACGACGAAATCGCCAACTCAGCAATGATCAGCGACCCGCTGCGCAAATATATGTTCTGCAGCCCCGCCGAAGGTGGCGCGGCACTGATTATCTGCAATGCCGACAAAGCACACCTCTATAGCAGCAAGCCCTTATTTCTAAAAACCGCCGCAGTGCGCACCCGCCACTATGGCAGCTTTGAAGTCTTTGCCCCCTCTCAAGCGATGAACGTGGCCGACGCCTCAACCGTCACCGCCTCCAAAGCCGCCTTTGAACAGGCTGGTATAGGCCCAGAGGATATAGACGTGATGCAGCTCCAAGACACCGACAGCGGCACCGAAATTATCCATATGGCCGAGAACGGTTTTTGCGAACACGGCGAACAGGAAAAACTATTGCGTGAGGGTGCTACTGGTATAAACGGCTCCATGCCGATCAATACCGACGGCGGCTGTCTCGCCAATGGCGAGCCTGTAGGCGCATCGGGCCTGCGCCAAGTTTATGAAATCTGCGTGCAGTTGCGCGGCGAAGGTGGCGCGCGACAGGTGCCGAATAACCCCAAGGTCGGCTACACCCATGTCTACGGTGCCCCCGGCCTCAGTGGCGTCAATATCATCACCAAATAA
- a CDS encoding NADP-dependent oxidoreductase codes for MQINRQVVLASFVTDAAQPENFALSEGPIPEPGEGEFLLRNMYFSMEPAIRGWVDGKANYFEPIPIGGVIRGPSVGQVIKSRNPDFAEGEYVYALNQWEDYSICHSDAILLEKLKAEPGIPLSYYVGSLGGAGATAYIGLREVGLIQPGQTVVVSAAAGATGSMAGQIARLSGCKVIGIVGSDDKAELIVEQFGFDAAVNYKTEDVTEAIMALAPEGVDIYFDNVGGPVLNAMLKTMKVYGRIVACGMISDYNRTDNPNPITNLWEMVSRQLTMQGFLLPTYQDKVPAAMAQLEEWIRTDKIAVIENITEGFANTPKAFCELMSGKTVGKALVKIDGLDD; via the coding sequence ATGCAGATCAATCGCCAAGTTGTACTCGCCTCATTTGTTACCGACGCCGCCCAACCGGAAAACTTTGCCCTCTCTGAAGGACCTATACCAGAGCCCGGAGAAGGCGAGTTTCTGCTGCGCAATATGTACTTCTCAATGGAGCCTGCAATTCGTGGCTGGGTCGATGGCAAAGCCAACTATTTCGAACCCATACCCATAGGCGGCGTGATCCGCGGCCCCTCGGTTGGCCAGGTGATAAAATCCCGCAACCCAGATTTCGCCGAAGGTGAATATGTCTATGCCCTCAACCAGTGGGAAGACTATTCAATCTGCCACAGCGACGCTATTTTGCTGGAGAAACTCAAAGCAGAACCGGGTATTCCGCTGTCCTATTATGTTGGCTCCCTCGGTGGTGCTGGCGCTACGGCCTATATCGGGCTGCGAGAAGTGGGACTCATTCAACCTGGGCAGACAGTAGTCGTCAGTGCCGCAGCGGGCGCCACCGGCAGCATGGCCGGGCAGATCGCCAGACTCTCTGGCTGCAAGGTCATTGGCATTGTCGGCAGTGATGACAAAGCTGAATTGATTGTTGAGCAGTTTGGTTTTGATGCAGCGGTTAACTATAAAACCGAAGATGTCACCGAAGCTATTATGGCCCTTGCCCCTGAGGGCGTGGATATCTATTTCGACAATGTCGGCGGGCCAGTGCTCAATGCCATGCTGAAAACTATGAAGGTGTATGGGCGTATTGTCGCCTGCGGCATGATCTCTGATTACAACCGTACTGATAACCCCAACCCGATTACCAATCTCTGGGAGATGGTCTCGCGACAGCTAACTATGCAGGGTTTTTTGTTGCCTACTTATCAAGACAAGGTGCCGGCGGCCATGGCCCAGCTGGAGGAGTGGATTCGAACGGACAAGATTGCCGTGATAGAAAATATTACTGAAGGATTCGCCAATACCCCCAAGGCGTTTTGTGAGCTGATGTCGGGGAAGACGGTGGGTAAGGCGTTGGTTAAGATTGATGGGCTGGATGATTAA